Genomic window (Mesorhizobium sp. M4B.F.Ca.ET.058.02.1.1):
TCTCGCGGATGGCGGCGATGACATCGAGGCCGTTGCCGTCGCCGAGCCGCATGTCGACCACGGCGTAGGCCGGCGGATGGTCGCGCGCCCTGGCGACCGCCTCCTCGACGCTCTCGGCAGTCTCGACGACGAAGCCCCTGGTTTCCATGGCGCGGGCGAGCCGGGTCAGGAACGGCTTGTCGTCGTCGACGATCAGCAGCGAGGTGTCCTCGCCCTCAACCATTGCGCCAGTCGTTTCGTCTCCACTCATGGTGTCCAGAATTCCTGCTGCCTTAAGCTTACGCAGATACAGTTCCGCGCCACTATTGTCCAATTTTAAGAGCCCGCAACCGGCCCCGATGAGGCGACCATGCAGGTTAAAGCGTGGTTTCAGGCGGTGTCGAACATGCTCGAAGACGATTCGGGGTTGAGAAAGACGCCGCGCGGCCAGGATATCTGCACCACGGCGCCCTCGCCCAACCCGCTCGAATTACGGAAATCCAGCGTTGCGCCGGAGCGCTCCAGCAAGGTCTTGGCTATGAACAGGCCGAGCCCGAGGCCGCCGCCGGCTTCGGTGCCTTGCCGCGTCGACATATAGGGTTCGCCGATGCGGTCGATGATCTCCGGCGGGAAGCCCGGCCCGTCATCGATTATCGAAAAGATAACTTCGGCGTCGTCCCAGCTCCAGCTGACGGTGACGGTCTTGCGGGCGAAGTCGACGGCGTTCTCGACCAGATTGCCAAGGCCGTAGATGACACCTGGATTGCGCCGCCCGACCGGCTCGGGGCCGATGCGCTCGCCGGGCCGCAGCTTGATTGATATGCCGAAATCGCGGTGCGGGGCCGTCACCTCCTCCACCAGCGAAGTCAGCGGCAGACGCGACAGATGCGCCTCGCCCTCGGAGGACAGGCTGGTCAGCCGCTTCAGGATCTCGCGGCAGCGCTCGCTCTGCGAGCGCAGCAGCTTCACGTCCTCGGCAAATTTCATGTCCTCACCGAGCGCCTTCTCCATTTCCTTGGCGACCAGCGTGATGGTGGCAAGCGGCGTGCCGAGCTCATGCGCCGCGGCGGCGGCGAGCCCGTCCAGTGCCGACAGATGCTGCTCGCGCTGCAACACCAACTCGGTGGCGGCGAGCGCGTTGGCAAGCAGGCGCGCTTCCTCGGCGACGCGGAAGGCGTAGATGGCGGTGAAGGCGATCGAGGCGAACACCGCCATCCACATGCCGGCGACATAGATGAAGGGCATTTCCAGGGGCGCGCCCTCGTACCAGGGCAGCGGCTGATGGAAGAAGCCCAGAAGCGTGGCCGCCACCATGACCAGCGCCCCCAGCACCGCGGTGAGGCGCAGCGGCAGCGACGCCGCCGAGATGACGACGGGTACGCTGAGCAGCACCGAGAACGGGTTGGTGAGACCGCCGGTCATGTAGAGCAGGCCGGCCAGCTGCAGGCTGTCGACGGTCAGGATGGCGAACGCCGAGAGCGGGGTGAGCCGGTGCGCCGCCGGGTAGCGGAAGGTCAGCCACAGGTTCATCCAAGCCGAACAGGCGATCAGCGCGAAGCACATGCTGACGGACAACGGGAATTTCAGCCCATAGGCGACGACGAGCACCGTCAGGCTCTGGCCGACGATGGCCAGCCAGCGTAGCCGGATCAGCGTGTTGAGCCGCAGCCTCTGGCTTTGCTGGAAGTCCGGTGAGCGCAGGATGTTGATCATGGATTACGATTATCGCCGCAGGAGGGTAAGCGCTAGTAGCGCTGTAGCGGGGACTTGACGGCTGAGGCCACCAGGACGGACTGCCCAAGCTTTTGCCAGGACTAGGTTCCGCGTGGCTTGGCGCGGCTGGTGGCGGCGGTAGTGAGTGGGTTTTCCGGCCAGACATGTCGGGGATAGCGGCCGCGCATGTCGGTGCGCACATCCGCCCACGAGCCGCGCCAGAAGCCGGGCAGGTCGCGCGTCGTCTGGATCGGCCGGTGCGCCGGCGAGAGGAGTTCGAGCGTCAGCGGCACGGTTCCATTGGCGATCGCCGGATGCCTGTCGAGGCCGAACAGCTCCTGTACGCGCACCGCCAGCACCGGCCATTCGCCATCATAGCGGATCGGCACATGGCTGCCCGACGGCGCATCGAAATGGGTCGGCGCCAGCGCTTCGACCTTGCGCTGCAGTTCGTGCGGCACCAATGACATGAGGCCGGCCGACAGGGCGCCGGAATTGATCGCGGCAAAGGACGCCGCGCCCGTCAGAAACGGCAGC
Coding sequences:
- a CDS encoding ActS/PrrB/RegB family redox-sensitive histidine kinase, with the translated sequence MINILRSPDFQQSQRLRLNTLIRLRWLAIVGQSLTVLVVAYGLKFPLSVSMCFALIACSAWMNLWLTFRYPAAHRLTPLSAFAILTVDSLQLAGLLYMTGGLTNPFSVLLSVPVVISAASLPLRLTAVLGALVMVAATLLGFFHQPLPWYEGAPLEMPFIYVAGMWMAVFASIAFTAIYAFRVAEEARLLANALAATELVLQREQHLSALDGLAAAAAHELGTPLATITLVAKEMEKALGEDMKFAEDVKLLRSQSERCREILKRLTSLSSEGEAHLSRLPLTSLVEEVTAPHRDFGISIKLRPGERIGPEPVGRRNPGVIYGLGNLVENAVDFARKTVTVSWSWDDAEVIFSIIDDGPGFPPEIIDRIGEPYMSTRQGTEAGGGLGLGLFIAKTLLERSGATLDFRNSSGLGEGAVVQISWPRGVFLNPESSSSMFDTA